The region CAACCGGAATACACCTTAACTTCGCCGCCGAACTGTCCAAACAAGTAGGACCACCTCATAGATCGAAACATGATTGCCGAACCTTTAAGTGTGGAACCGATATTGTACTGTACCCGGTTTCATGGATACAAGGTTGCGTTCGGATAGGTCTTAATACCCCCGCGTTCTGTCCACCAGATTGAGCGGGGGTGGTTGGCTTGAACTGTTGACGGCGATAACGCTGGTGATGCTTCCAATTCGCGCCGTTCTGTGCTATTGTCTTACGAATCGATGGTCGATAGGAGAAACGTAATGTCAGCTAAGGGCGTGGCCAAGCTTTCGAGCAAATACCAGATTTCTATCCCTAAGGCTGTCCGGGCGGCGCGGCATTGGCGGGCCGGGCAGGTGTTCGCTTTTATCCCTAAGGGCGAGGGCGTACTGTTGGTGCCGGTGCTGGAACTTGATGATCTTTCCGGCCTCGCGCATGGAGCAAATCCAAAGGGCTACCGCGACCGGACGAACCGATTCTGATGCGGCTCGTCGATACCTCGGCCTGGATCGAGTGGCTGACACGCTCGCCAGCTGACGTTGCGCTGGCTGCCGAATTGCCCGAACGGGGGCTATGGCTGGTGCCGACTATTGTGCAGCTTGAACTGGCGAAGTGGCTGACGCGGGAAGTCGGCGAGAACAAGGCCGATCAGGTGATGGCTTTTACCGAAACTTGCGTTGTCGTCGATCTCGACACCGTCATCGCCCTGTCGGCGGCGGAACTGTGCGCCCGGCACAAGTTGGCGACTGCGGATGCCATTGTCTACGCCACTGCTCTTGTCCATGGCGCCGATTTGCTTACTTGCGACCGGCATTTTGAGGGGCTGCCCGGCGTCAGGCTTATACCAAAGACGAATAATTGAGAGGCTGGCCCGTCAAACGCTGACCACGCCGCTTTCGTCGGCTTTCATCTCGAAAGCGGCGGCCATCAAAGCCCGCGTGTAGGGTTCCTTGGGATTGGCGAAAATATCGTCAGCCGGACCTTGCTCGACGACCTTCCCCCGGCGCATGACCAGAATGTCATGGGCCAGGGCGCGAACCACCTTGAGGTCGTGGCTGATGAACAGATAGGCAAGGTCATGGCGATTTTGCAGGTCGCGCAGCAGATCAATGATCTGCGCCTGCACCGACATGTCCAGCGCGCTGGTCGGCTCGTCCAGGATGATAAAGTCCGGTTTGAGCGCCAGGGCGCGGGCAATCGAGATGCGCTGGCGCTGGCCGCCGGAGAACTCGTGGGGATAGCGGTCCAGCATCGAGCGTTCCAGTCCCACTTCCTCCAGGGTTTCGGCGATCAACTCGCGGCGGTCGTCGGCGCCGCCGCCGATGCCGTGAACCAAAAGCCCTTCCTCGACGATCTGGGCCAGCGAGAAGCGCGGGCTTAGGCTGCCGAAGGGGTCCTGAAAGACCATCTGCATATCGGCGCGCAGAGGCCGCAACCGCTTTTCGCCCAAGCCCTGGATATTCCTGCCCTTGAACAGGATGGCGCCGCAGCTTTTTTCGAGGCGAAGCAGGCCGCGCCCCAGCGAGCTTTTGCCCGATCCCGACTCGCCGACCACGCCCAGAGTTTGTCCGCGCTTGAGTTCAAAGGAAACGCCGTCCACCGCCTTGATGTGGCCGACGGTGCGGCGCAGCACTCCCTTCCTAATGGGGAACCATACCTTGATGTCGTCGGCGGCCATTACCAGGGGCGCTTCGGCTTTCGCCGGTTGCGGACGGCCCGACGGTTCCGAGGCCAGCAGGCGGCGGGTATAAGGATGCTGCGGGTCGGCGAAGA is a window of Rhodospirillales bacterium RIFCSPLOWO2_02_FULL_58_16 DNA encoding:
- a CDS encoding AbrB family transcriptional regulator, which produces MSAKGVAKLSSKYQISIPKAVRAARHWRAGQVFAFIPKGEGVLLVPVLELDDLSGLAHGANPKGYRDRTNRF
- a CDS encoding twitching motility protein PilT; this translates as MRLVDTSAWIEWLTRSPADVALAAELPERGLWLVPTIVQLELAKWLTREVGENKADQVMAFTETCVVVDLDTVIALSAAELCARHKLATADAIVYATALVHGADLLTCDRHFEGLPGVRLIPKTNN
- a CDS encoding microcin ABC transporter ATP-binding protein (with YejAEF is involved in resistance to microcin C), whose protein sequence is MSSLLEIKDLSVSFNRGEREVKAVRSLSLSLDKGETVALVGESGSGKSASALSVMRLLPYPLAWHPSGSIRFKDEELTGAPEARMRELRGNRIAMIFQEPLNSLNPLHSIEKQISEVLFVHKLMTVSQARDRVVELLTHVGLEEAAIRLHALPHEFSGGQQQRIMIAMALANEPDILIADEPTTAVDVTIQAQLLKLLKDLQAEHNMALLLITHDLGVVRIMADRVAVMNEGLVVEQGNTADIFADPQHPYTRRLLASEPSGRPQPAKAEAPLVMAADDIKVWFPIRKGVLRRTVGHIKAVDGVSFELKRGQTLGVVGESGSGKSSLGRGLLRLEKSCGAILFKGRNIQGLGEKRLRPLRADMQMVFQDPFGSLSPRFSLAQIVEEGLLVHGIGGGADDRRELIAETLEEVGLERSMLDRYPHEFSGGQRQRISIARALALKPDFIILDEPTSALDMSVQAQIIDLLRDLQNRHDLAYLFISHDLKVVRALAHDILVMRRGKVVEQGPADDIFANPKEPYTRALMAAAFEMKADESGVVSV